In the Streptomyces formicae genome, one interval contains:
- a CDS encoding peptidoglycan-binding protein, producing MRRRTGILAAAAVVAAAAAGAGALSLGGGDADASNENGDVPPATAAVVRTDLVQAKTVDGKVDFARRRAVKSAVEGTVTVAARQGATVTRGQALYELDDKPVTLLYGPVPAFREMKVGARGTDVLQLERNLAALGYGAGLYVDPRYDKATEAAVKRWQKSLNRVPTGRVGKGDVVFQPDRIKVVSADAALADAVGPDTSVLTAASTKPVVRAELDQGDAPLTAKGTKVEVTLPSGKKERGRVSGTVNPENADDEGARDAITVEVTLDGGRSAASGEDTKASASVRFVSESRENVLAVPVEAIVALRGAHGGYGLQVVEGGTARMVRVETGMTADSRIEVSGPDIKEGMKVGVAGQ from the coding sequence ATGAGACGCCGTACGGGAATCCTGGCGGCCGCGGCAGTCGTGGCCGCCGCGGCCGCCGGAGCCGGGGCGCTGTCCCTAGGCGGCGGTGACGCGGACGCGAGCAACGAGAACGGCGACGTCCCGCCCGCCACGGCCGCCGTCGTCCGCACCGACCTCGTGCAGGCCAAGACGGTCGACGGCAAGGTCGACTTCGCGCGGCGCAGGGCGGTCAAGTCGGCGGTCGAGGGCACGGTCACGGTCGCGGCGCGGCAGGGCGCGACGGTCACGCGAGGCCAGGCGCTCTACGAGCTGGACGACAAACCCGTGACCCTCCTCTACGGCCCGGTCCCCGCCTTCCGCGAGATGAAGGTCGGCGCGCGCGGCACGGACGTACTCCAACTGGAGCGCAATCTGGCCGCGTTGGGTTACGGCGCGGGCCTGTACGTCGATCCGCGCTACGACAAGGCGACGGAGGCCGCGGTCAAGCGCTGGCAGAAGTCCCTGAACCGGGTGCCCACCGGGCGGGTCGGCAAGGGGGACGTGGTCTTCCAGCCGGACCGGATCAAGGTCGTGTCGGCGGACGCCGCGCTCGCCGACGCGGTGGGACCCGACACCTCGGTCCTCACGGCCGCCTCGACGAAGCCCGTCGTCCGCGCCGAGCTCGACCAGGGCGACGCGCCGCTCACCGCGAAGGGGACGAAGGTCGAGGTGACGCTGCCCAGCGGCAAGAAGGAGCGGGGCAGGGTGTCGGGCACGGTGAATCCCGAGAACGCGGACGACGAGGGGGCGCGGGACGCCATCACGGTCGAAGTGACCCTGGACGGCGGCCGGTCGGCGGCGTCGGGCGAGGACACCAAGGCGTCGGCGAGCGTGCGGTTCGTCAGCGAGAGCCGCGAGAACGTCCTCGCGGTCCCGGTCGAGGCGATCGTCGCGCTGCGCGGCGCGCACGGCGGCTACGGCCTCCAGGTCGTCGAGGGCGGCACCGCCCGCATGGTGCGGGTCGAGACCGGCATGACGGCGGACAGCCGCATCGAGGTCAGCGGCCCGGACATCAAGGAGGGCATGAAGGTCGGAGTGGCCGGGCAATGA
- a CDS encoding FUSC family protein translates to MTWLRALKETARSGLTVERKRLEPLIALRGAAGLAIIIGVSLTLFGPAVAASSAFGAYQAAIATFQRSWRPRPELALASGTSLALSTFLGYLTGTHTLLFLALLSLWTFLAGLSWAAGPTVGIIASSNVAIMLVTVTLPTSLAAAAGHAAMMVVGGCVQAALVVLFPIRRWGAHRDALADALAAEADYARRLRHDPVAPFDPEPLMAARDAARITPRQARTRPAELHGARGLAERIRPVLASLADPAVGVPPEGRERDRVREILAAAGAVLDAAARAVRHGEPVKIPPAALATLRTPDTGAILTGPAYRAATRLGALLRDVLETAGTPTPQPTPEPPPTSNPAPAPGSAPAPGSGSASASGSAPGSGSASASGSASASGSGSAPGSGSASASGSGSAPGSASASASSSASAPALAPAPAPAPASDSAPASDSGSAPASAPDSAPTPPPAPTSAPAPDTPPTSAPTPTPTPPPTPHTHSDTQAIPLLRPTLPALIPGTLRAMRAELRHESPVARHAIRVTAVAAAGYLLGHWLPLGHGYWAPMASVMVMRPDFSQTYSRAVARFGGTLVGVALATGLLQLADPGTGLSAALAVLCAGLMYLLMRTGQVAAQACVAAYVVFLLGMGGQQWTQTVPERVVLTLLGGVLAMIAYAVYPAWETPRLRTRLADWLIADGRYAAAVVDHYAHPAGKSCPDVREALLAARDARVAWQDAVARAKNEPVRHRGLSRAAAADAEETLAQLGRVAMLMEAHLPDRDATPVPAAARLADALRASTEQGAKAVRERRVPRWDAVRTALREWDGEGVPDRVVRKGAGLLLETLEELSDALDTTPPPMLVDGTETKRRPPEPGP, encoded by the coding sequence GTGACCTGGCTCCGAGCGCTGAAAGAGACAGCTCGCTCGGGTCTGACCGTCGAGCGCAAACGCCTAGAACCCCTGATCGCCCTGCGCGGCGCCGCGGGCCTGGCCATCATCATCGGCGTCAGCCTCACCCTCTTCGGCCCGGCGGTGGCCGCGAGCTCCGCCTTCGGCGCGTACCAAGCGGCCATCGCCACCTTCCAGCGCAGCTGGCGCCCCCGCCCGGAACTCGCCCTTGCCTCCGGCACGAGCCTCGCCCTCTCCACCTTCCTCGGCTACCTCACCGGCACCCACACGCTCCTCTTCCTGGCCCTCCTCTCGCTCTGGACGTTCCTGGCGGGCCTGAGCTGGGCGGCGGGCCCCACGGTCGGCATCATCGCGTCGTCGAACGTGGCGATCATGCTGGTGACGGTCACGCTCCCCACCTCGCTCGCCGCCGCCGCGGGCCACGCGGCGATGATGGTCGTGGGCGGCTGCGTCCAGGCGGCGCTGGTGGTCCTCTTCCCGATCCGCAGATGGGGCGCGCACAGGGACGCCCTGGCGGACGCGCTCGCGGCGGAGGCGGACTACGCCCGCAGGCTCCGCCACGACCCCGTGGCCCCCTTCGACCCCGAGCCCCTGATGGCGGCGCGCGACGCGGCGAGGATCACCCCGCGCCAGGCCCGCACCCGCCCCGCGGAACTGCACGGGGCGCGCGGCCTCGCCGAACGCATCCGCCCGGTGCTCGCGTCCCTGGCGGACCCGGCGGTGGGCGTACCGCCGGAGGGCAGGGAACGCGACCGCGTACGGGAGATCCTCGCCGCGGCGGGCGCGGTCCTGGACGCGGCGGCGCGCGCGGTCCGCCACGGGGAGCCGGTGAAGATCCCCCCGGCGGCGCTGGCGACGCTGCGGACACCGGACACGGGAGCGATCCTGACGGGCCCGGCGTACCGGGCGGCGACACGCCTGGGCGCGCTCCTGAGAGACGTCCTGGAAACAGCGGGAACCCCCACGCCACAGCCCACTCCAGAACCGCCCCCTACCTCGAACCCGGCTCCGGCCCCGGGCTCGGCTCCGGCCCCGGGCTCGGGCTCGGCTTCGGCCTCGGGCTCGGCCCCGGGCTCGGGCTCGGCTTCGGCTTCGGGCTCGGCTTCGGCTTCGGGCTCGGGCTCGGCCCCGGGCTCGGGCTCGGCTTCGGCTTCGGGCTCGGGCTCGGCCCCGGGCTCGGCTTCGGCTTCGGCTTCGAGCTCGGCTTCGGCTCCGGCCCTGGCCCCGGCCCCGGCCCCGGCCCCGGCCTCGGACTCGGCCCCGGCCTCGGACTCGGGCTCGGCCCCGGCTTCGGCTCCGGACTCGGCTCCGACTCCGCCCCCAGCCCCCACCTCGGCCCCAGCTCCGGACACGCCCCCCACCTCAGCCCCAACCCCAACCCCAACCCCGCCCCCAACCCCCCACACCCACTCCGACACCCAGGCGATCCCCCTCCTCCGCCCCACCCTCCCCGCCCTGATCCCCGGCACCCTCCGCGCCATGCGGGCGGAGCTGCGACATGAATCCCCGGTCGCCCGTCACGCGATCCGCGTCACGGCGGTGGCGGCCGCCGGGTACCTCCTGGGGCACTGGCTGCCGCTGGGGCACGGCTACTGGGCCCCCATGGCCTCGGTCATGGTGATGCGCCCGGACTTCTCCCAGACGTACTCGCGCGCGGTGGCCCGCTTCGGCGGCACCCTCGTGGGTGTCGCCCTGGCGACGGGCCTGCTCCAGCTGGCCGACCCGGGCACGGGTCTGTCCGCCGCGCTGGCCGTGCTCTGCGCGGGACTGATGTACCTGCTGATGCGCACCGGTCAGGTGGCGGCGCAGGCGTGCGTGGCGGCGTACGTCGTGTTCCTGCTCGGGATGGGCGGCCAGCAGTGGACGCAGACGGTTCCGGAGCGAGTGGTCCTGACCCTGCTCGGCGGGGTGCTCGCGATGATCGCGTACGCCGTGTACCCCGCGTGGGAGACCCCGCGCCTGCGCACCCGCCTCGCGGACTGGCTGATCGCGGACGGCCGCTACGCCGCGGCCGTCGTCGACCACTACGCGCACCCCGCGGGCAAGTCCTGCCCCGACGTCCGCGAGGCCCTGCTCGCGGCCCGCGACGCGCGGGTCGCCTGGCAGGACGCGGTGGCGCGCGCGAAGAACGAGCCGGTACGCCACCGAGGCCTGTCCCGCGCGGCCGCGGCGGACGCGGAGGAGACCCTGGCCCAACTGGGCCGCGTGGCCATGCTGATGGAGGCCCACCTGCCGGACCGGGACGCGACCCCGGTCCCCGCGGCGGCCCGCCTCGCGGACGCGCTGCGCGCGTCGACGGAGCAGGGCGCCAAGGCGGTGCGCGAACGCCGCGTGCCCCGGTGGGACGCGGTGCGCACGGCGCTGCGGGAGTGGGACGGCGAGGGCGTGCCCGACCGCGTCGTACGCAAGGGGGCCGGCCTGCTCCTGGAGACCCTGGAAGAACTCTCCGACGCGCTGGACACGACGCCGCCCCCGATGCTGGTGGACGGCACGGAGACGAAACGCAGGCCGCCCGAGCCCGGCCCCTGA
- a CDS encoding DUF397 domain-containing protein has product MHHAFNGMAATELHGVVWQKSRHSNSQGSCVEFAKLPGGDVAVRNSRFPDGPALVYTRAEIEAMLLGMKDGEFDHLIGG; this is encoded by the coding sequence GTGCACCACGCGTTTAACGGCATGGCGGCCACGGAGCTTCACGGGGTGGTCTGGCAGAAGAGCAGGCACAGCAACTCGCAGGGATCCTGCGTGGAGTTCGCGAAACTGCCCGGTGGCGATGTCGCCGTGCGCAACTCGCGCTTCCCCGACGGTCCCGCGCTCGTCTACACGCGGGCGGAGATAGAGGCGATGCTGCTCGGGATGAAGGACGGGGAGTTCGACCACCTGATAGGCGGCTGA
- the rpmG gene encoding 50S ribosomal protein L33 — MARNELRPVIKLRSTAGTGFTYVTRKNRRNDPDRLTLRKYDPVAGKHVDFREER; from the coding sequence ATGGCACGCAACGAACTCCGCCCGGTCATCAAGCTCCGGTCCACCGCCGGAACGGGCTTCACCTACGTCACCCGCAAGAACCGCCGCAACGACCCCGACCGCCTCACCCTGCGCAAGTACGACCCGGTGGCGGGCAAGCACGTCGACTTCCGAGAGGAGCGCTGA
- a CDS encoding sensor histidine kinase — protein sequence MSEVSGGAGTRERRGRWRRWGGLRARLVVAFVLVALVSAVTATGLAYRESRTAVLERKQDAVRTDFKNRVDQVAADLSVPPDEVSLTRFAGSVADGLGDSVVVAEYRSLKGSSDASADRSLISPSLREAVRKRNRMSLQRIDRDGSPYLAVGTPVTFESGPPSGLDVFAVTSLRAEQDDTAEILDAVRDGLVPVVLLAAVLALLAARTVLRPVRELGRATRRHAAGDLTSRVEAPKGRDELADLARDFNRTADALESSVAELREQEAKARRFVADVSHELRTPLAAMTMVATVLDEDAAQLPPDTAHAARTISAETARLARLVEDLMEMSRFDSGAARLNLGEVDLAETLRNTLALRALTDRVRTHLPDGVRAVVDPRRIDVVVANLVGNALRHGAEPVSLTLAASGDWVTVEVTDRGPGLAPDVLPHVFDRFYKADSARTRSEGSGLGTAIALENARLHGGTIEVANRAGGGAAFTLRLPWRRGEEDAK from the coding sequence GTGAGCGAGGTGAGCGGCGGGGCGGGGACGCGTGAGCGGCGTGGCCGCTGGCGGCGGTGGGGCGGGCTCCGGGCGCGGCTCGTGGTCGCGTTCGTGCTGGTCGCGCTGGTCAGCGCCGTGACCGCCACCGGGCTCGCCTACCGCGAGTCGCGGACCGCCGTCCTCGAACGCAAGCAGGACGCCGTGCGCACCGACTTCAAGAACCGCGTCGACCAGGTCGCCGCCGATCTCTCCGTGCCGCCCGACGAGGTCTCCCTCACGCGGTTCGCCGGAAGCGTCGCCGACGGGCTCGGGGACTCCGTTGTCGTCGCCGAGTACCGCTCCCTGAAGGGCTCGTCCGACGCGTCCGCCGACCGGTCGCTGATCTCCCCCTCGCTCCGTGAGGCCGTACGGAAGCGGAACCGCATGAGCCTTCAGCGGATCGACCGGGACGGCAGCCCCTATCTGGCCGTGGGTACGCCCGTCACCTTCGAGTCGGGGCCGCCGTCCGGCCTCGATGTCTTCGCCGTCACCTCGTTGCGGGCCGAGCAGGACGACACCGCGGAGATCCTCGACGCCGTACGCGACGGGCTCGTACCCGTCGTCCTGCTCGCCGCCGTGCTCGCGCTGCTCGCCGCCCGCACGGTGCTGCGGCCCGTGCGCGAACTGGGCCGCGCCACGCGCAGGCACGCGGCGGGGGACCTCACGTCACGGGTCGAGGCACCCAAGGGCCGGGACGAACTCGCCGATCTGGCACGGGACTTCAACAGGACGGCCGACGCCCTCGAGTCGTCCGTCGCCGAGCTGCGCGAGCAGGAGGCCAAGGCGCGGCGGTTCGTCGCCGACGTCTCGCACGAGCTGCGGACGCCGCTCGCCGCGATGACGATGGTGGCGACGGTGCTCGACGAGGACGCCGCGCAACTGCCGCCGGACACCGCGCACGCCGCCCGCACGATCAGCGCGGAGACCGCGCGGCTGGCCCGGCTGGTCGAGGACCTGATGGAGATGTCCCGCTTCGACTCGGGCGCCGCACGGCTCAACCTCGGCGAGGTCGACCTCGCCGAGACCCTGCGCAACACGCTCGCGCTGCGCGCCCTGACCGACCGCGTCCGGACCCACCTCCCGGACGGCGTGCGGGCCGTGGTCGACCCGCGCCGCATCGACGTCGTGGTCGCCAACCTCGTCGGCAACGCGCTGCGGCACGGTGCCGAGCCGGTCTCCCTGACCCTGGCGGCCTCGGGCGACTGGGTGACGGTCGAGGTCACCGACCGCGGTCCTGGCCTCGCCCCCGACGTCCTCCCCCACGTCTTCGACCGCTTCTACAAGGCCGACAGCGCGCGCACCCGGTCGGAGGGCAGCGGACTCGGCACGGCCATCGCCCTGGAGAACGCGCGGTTGCACGGCGGGACGATCGAGGTGGCCAACAGGGCCGGGGGCGGGGCGGCGTTCACGTTGCGGCTGCCGTGGCGGCGGGGCGAGGAGGACGCGAAGTGA
- a CDS encoding ABC transporter ATP-binding protein: MRTSAPVIELRGATKSYEGGVHALRGVDLTVHAGELLAIVGPSGSGKSTMLNIIGTLDKPTSGTVEVAGHDVGSLSDAQLSALRARHIGFVFQHFHLAPARTALENVADGLLYAGVGARERGARARAALERVGLGHRLTHTPNELSGGEKQRVAIARALIGDPTILLADEPTGALDTASGRVVMDLLHELHATGTTICVITHDHDIADALPRRVRFRDGEVVA, from the coding sequence ATGAGGACGAGCGCACCTGTCATCGAACTCCGCGGGGCCACCAAGTCGTACGAGGGAGGAGTGCACGCCCTGCGCGGCGTGGACCTCACCGTGCACGCGGGCGAACTCCTCGCGATCGTCGGCCCTTCCGGATCGGGCAAGTCGACGATGCTCAACATCATCGGCACCCTCGACAAGCCGACATCGGGCACGGTCGAGGTGGCGGGCCACGACGTGGGCAGCCTCTCGGACGCCCAGCTCTCGGCGCTGCGCGCCCGCCACATCGGCTTCGTCTTCCAGCACTTCCACCTGGCACCGGCGCGCACCGCGCTGGAGAACGTGGCGGACGGCCTGCTGTACGCGGGCGTCGGCGCGCGCGAACGCGGCGCGCGGGCCCGCGCGGCCCTGGAACGGGTCGGTCTCGGCCACCGCCTCACCCACACCCCGAACGAACTCTCCGGCGGCGAGAAGCAACGGGTCGCCATCGCAAGGGCGTTGATCGGCGACCCCACGATCCTGCTCGCCGACGAACCCACCGGCGCCCTGGACACCGCGTCGGGCCGCGTCGTCATGGACCTGCTCCACGAGCTCCACGCGACCGGCACCACGATCTGCGTCATCACCCACGACCACGACATCGCCGACGCCCTTCCCCGCCGCGTCCGCTTCAGGGACGGGGAGGTGGTGGCGTGA
- a CDS encoding ATP-binding protein produces the protein MGTNGSTMLEPLRQGLPPLDPSAVSSTASVALAARYEAVGSARKFTRTTLTQWDLDERFDDIALVVSELVTNALRHALPADTPRESQDPPVRLHLMRWASRLVCAVRDPSDESPVTRDTDDDFSAESGRGLFLVDSFSDGWGWHPLAGTLRGKVVWALFHLA, from the coding sequence ATGGGGACGAATGGATCGACCATGCTCGAGCCGTTACGGCAGGGGCTACCACCACTCGACCCCTCCGCGGTCTCCAGCACGGCGTCCGTGGCACTCGCCGCCCGCTACGAAGCGGTGGGCAGCGCACGGAAGTTCACCCGTACGACGCTCACGCAGTGGGACCTGGACGAACGCTTCGACGACATCGCGCTCGTCGTCTCCGAACTCGTCACCAACGCGCTGCGCCACGCGCTGCCCGCGGACACCCCGCGCGAGAGCCAGGACCCGCCCGTACGGCTGCACTTGATGCGCTGGGCCTCGCGCCTGGTCTGCGCCGTGCGCGATCCCAGCGACGAGAGTCCCGTCACGCGCGACACCGACGACGACTTCTCGGCGGAGTCGGGCCGCGGCCTCTTCCTGGTGGATTCCTTCAGCGACGGCTGGGGCTGGCACCCGCTCGCGGGCACGCTGCGCGGGAAGGTGGTCTGGGCGCTGTTCCACCTCGCCTGA
- a CDS encoding response regulator transcription factor, producing MPHVLLIEDDASVRDGMELVLRRHGYAVFAAATGEEALALLASPAGQDVELAVLDLMLPGIDGFEVCRRVRATGSTIPVVMLTARGDDGDIVRGLESGADDYVVKPVTAPVLEARIRAALRRAEPVRRRPGEDTYAGLVIDRAGLTVAKHGTPLALPPTELRVLLELSASPGQVFSREQLLRSVWEHDFLGDSRLVDAAVGRLRAKIEDVPARPVYVQTVRGFGYRFGPV from the coding sequence GTGCCCCATGTGCTGCTGATCGAGGACGACGCGTCCGTGCGCGACGGAATGGAACTGGTGCTGCGCCGCCACGGGTACGCGGTCTTCGCCGCGGCCACCGGCGAGGAGGCCCTCGCGCTGCTCGCCTCGCCCGCGGGCCAGGACGTCGAACTCGCCGTGCTCGATCTGATGCTGCCCGGCATCGACGGCTTCGAGGTCTGCCGGCGCGTCCGCGCGACCGGGTCGACGATCCCCGTCGTCATGCTGACCGCGCGCGGCGACGACGGCGACATCGTGCGGGGCCTGGAGTCCGGCGCCGACGACTACGTGGTCAAGCCCGTGACCGCGCCCGTGCTCGAAGCGCGGATCCGGGCCGCGCTGCGGCGGGCCGAGCCGGTGCGGCGGCGGCCGGGCGAGGACACGTACGCCGGGCTCGTCATCGACCGCGCGGGCCTCACCGTCGCCAAACACGGCACGCCCCTCGCCCTGCCGCCCACCGAACTCCGCGTGCTGCTCGAACTCTCCGCCTCGCCCGGCCAGGTCTTCAGCCGCGAGCAGCTGCTCCGCTCGGTGTGGGAGCACGACTTCCTCGGCGACTCCCGCCTGGTCGACGCGGCGGTGGGCCGCCTCCGCGCGAAGATCGAGGACGTCCCCGCGAGACCGGTGTACGTGCAGACCGTGCGGGGCTTCGGCTACCGCTTCGGGCCGGTGTGA
- a CDS encoding type B 50S ribosomal protein L31, translating to MRKDIHPPYAPVVFRDKAAGFAFLTRSTATSAKTVEWQDGRTYPVIDVEISSASHPFYTGTARVLDTAGRVERFERRFGARR from the coding sequence ATGCGCAAGGACATCCACCCGCCGTACGCACCCGTCGTCTTCCGCGACAAGGCCGCGGGATTCGCCTTCCTCACGCGGTCGACCGCGACCAGCGCGAAGACGGTCGAGTGGCAGGACGGGCGTACGTACCCGGTCATCGACGTCGAGATCTCGTCCGCGAGCCACCCCTTCTACACGGGCACGGCGCGCGTGCTGGACACGGCGGGCCGCGTCGAACGCTTCGAGCGCCGCTTCGGGGCGCGCCGATGA
- a CDS encoding ABC transporter permease: MKPARLSLTDILRVGAVGLRARRARVLLSALGIAIGIATMVAVVGLSQSSKADLMSRLDRLGTNLLTAEEGKDIQGNAVPLPKNAVAMVERIGPVQHATATANVDARVRRSDVVPEEQSSGVTVQAARTDLLKALNARTSKGTWLNATNEKLPVTVLGSIAAERLGITSPGEKIMLNDQYVAVIGILDPIELFPTLDRVAMIGFPAAERHFAFDGHPSTIFERSTDDSVEDVRDVLARTVSPGDEGSVRVSRPSDALAAKAATDKGLTTLMLGLGAVALLVGGVGVANTMVISVLERRTEIGLRRALGATKNAIRLQFLTESLLLSSLGGATGALLGAAATYAFALTQHWTPVVPPWSLTAGFAATLLIGVAAGLYPAIRASRLHPTVALNAT; encoded by the coding sequence GTGAAGCCCGCGAGGCTCTCCCTCACGGACATCCTGCGGGTGGGCGCGGTCGGCCTGCGGGCCCGCAGGGCGCGCGTGCTGCTCTCGGCACTCGGCATCGCGATCGGCATCGCCACGATGGTCGCGGTGGTGGGCCTGTCCCAGTCCAGCAAGGCGGACCTGATGTCCCGCCTGGACCGCCTCGGCACCAACCTCCTCACCGCCGAGGAGGGCAAGGACATCCAGGGCAACGCCGTCCCGCTGCCCAAGAACGCGGTGGCGATGGTGGAACGCATCGGCCCGGTCCAGCACGCGACGGCCACCGCCAACGTCGACGCCCGGGTCCGCCGCAGCGACGTGGTCCCCGAGGAGCAGTCGTCGGGCGTCACGGTCCAGGCGGCCCGCACCGACCTGCTGAAGGCCCTCAATGCCCGTACGAGCAAAGGGACATGGCTGAACGCGACGAACGAGAAGCTCCCCGTCACGGTCCTCGGCTCCATCGCGGCGGAGCGCCTGGGCATCACCTCGCCCGGCGAGAAGATCATGCTGAACGACCAGTACGTGGCGGTCATCGGCATCCTGGACCCCATCGAACTGTTCCCCACCCTTGACCGGGTGGCGATGATCGGCTTCCCCGCGGCGGAACGCCACTTCGCCTTCGACGGCCACCCGTCCACGATCTTCGAACGCTCCACGGACGACTCGGTCGAGGACGTGCGGGACGTCCTTGCCCGCACGGTCAGCCCCGGCGACGAGGGCTCGGTCAGGGTCTCCCGCCCCTCCGACGCGCTGGCGGCGAAGGCGGCGACCGACAAGGGACTGACCACCCTGATGCTGGGCCTCGGGGCGGTCGCGCTCCTGGTGGGCGGCGTAGGAGTGGCCAACACGATGGTGATCTCGGTCCTGGAACGCAGAACGGAGATCGGCCTGCGCAGGGCCCTCGGCGCGACCAAGAACGCGATCCGCCTCCAGTTCCTGACGGAGTCCCTCCTCCTGTCCTCCCTGGGCGGGGCGACCGGCGCACTCCTGGGCGCGGCGGCCACCTACGCGTTCGCCCTGACCCAGCACTGGACCCCGGTGGTCCCGCCCTGGTCCCTGACGGCGGGCTTCGCCGCGACGCTCCTGATCGGCGTGGCGGCGGGCCTCTACCCCGCGATCAGAGCCTCGCGCCTGCATCCGACGGTGGCGTTGAACGCGACGTAG
- a CDS encoding CobW family GTP-binding protein — protein sequence MRDGHPDPRGGVPTDAAPMDVVIVGGLHSDARAAAVGELLAAVPDSVALHHDLSTAVRGTVVRTVRDRSGELSRGDAPLVNDCACCALREALVPELERLADAGLTRLAVVELWDSVEPKAMAEVIAAHQGGGFGLRGVVTAVDPALLLACLGNGDDLMEAGLAAAPTDRRTVADTWARQLEYAPVLAVADSARTDDEDRALLAQLHPTARQVVIGSGGLAGAARAGFDVEAAAAAQHPACARLPAEADACGVATFVWHRERPFHPERLHAALEDLTCAAARSRGRFWLADRPDTLLGWDAAGGALCVESMGPWLAALPDAAWEAVPPVRRAAAALDWHPEHGDCCNHLVFTSPGLDREGLEQVLGSCLLTDEEYAGGRAAWRNLHPAFDALLQV from the coding sequence ATGAGGGACGGTCACCCGGATCCGAGGGGCGGCGTCCCGACGGACGCCGCCCCGATGGACGTCGTGATCGTCGGCGGGCTCCACTCGGACGCCCGTGCGGCGGCCGTCGGCGAACTCCTCGCCGCCGTCCCCGACAGCGTCGCGCTCCACCACGACCTCTCCACCGCGGTGCGGGGCACCGTCGTGCGCACCGTCCGCGACAGGTCGGGCGAGCTGTCCAGGGGGGACGCCCCGCTCGTCAACGACTGCGCGTGCTGTGCGCTCCGCGAGGCCCTGGTGCCCGAGCTCGAGCGCCTCGCGGACGCGGGTCTCACCCGGCTCGCGGTCGTGGAGCTGTGGGATTCGGTCGAGCCGAAGGCGATGGCCGAGGTGATCGCCGCGCACCAGGGCGGCGGGTTCGGGCTGCGCGGCGTGGTCACGGCGGTCGACCCCGCCCTGCTCCTGGCCTGCCTCGGCAACGGCGACGACCTGATGGAGGCGGGGCTCGCCGCGGCCCCCACCGACCGGCGCACCGTCGCCGACACCTGGGCGCGCCAGCTGGAGTACGCGCCCGTGCTCGCCGTCGCCGACTCGGCGCGGACCGACGACGAGGACCGCGCGCTGCTCGCCCAGCTGCACCCGACGGCGCGCCAGGTCGTCATCGGGAGCGGTGGTCTCGCCGGGGCCGCGCGGGCCGGTTTCGACGTCGAGGCCGCCGCCGCGGCCCAGCATCCGGCCTGCGCGCGGCTCCCCGCCGAGGCCGACGCGTGCGGTGTCGCCACCTTCGTGTGGCACCGCGAGCGCCCGTTCCACCCGGAGCGGCTCCACGCGGCCCTGGAGGACCTGACCTGCGCGGCCGCGCGCAGCCGGGGGCGGTTCTGGCTGGCCGACCGGCCGGACACGTTGCTTGGCTGGGACGCGGCGGGCGGCGCGCTCTGTGTGGAGAGCATGGGCCCCTGGCTCGCCGCGCTGCCGGACGCCGCGTGGGAGGCGGTCCCGCCGGTGCGCCGCGCCGCCGCCGCGCTCGACTGGCACCCGGAGCACGGCGACTGCTGCAACCACCTGGTGTTCACCTCGCCGGGTCTGGACCGCGAGGGGCTCGAACAGGTCCTGGGGTCCTGCCTGTTGACCGACGAGGAGTACGCCGGGGGCCGCGCGGCCTGGAGGAACCTGCACCCTGCCTTCGACGCGCTCCTGCAGGTCTGA